In a genomic window of Phyllostomus discolor isolate MPI-MPIP mPhyDis1 chromosome 5, mPhyDis1.pri.v3, whole genome shotgun sequence:
- the HES3 gene encoding transcription factor HES-3, giving the protein MEKKRRARINVSLEQLRALLEKHYSHQIRKRKLEKADILELSVKYMNSLQDSLQGLWPVPSGAEHPPGFRGCLPGVRRLLRRGEEGGGGGLRCPLAHEDAGGSTTDSATPGPEAPAAWRGPCAPAVWVPDSAAGGSGSPPPQPLLPAALPVPFPSVSASQPASRHRAESPGSGLRLWRPW; this is encoded by the exons ATGGAGAAGAAGCGGCGGGCGCGCATCAACGTGTCGCTGGAGCAGCTCCGGGCGTTGCTGGAGAAGCACTACTCGCACCAG ATCCGGAAACGCAAGCTGGAGAAGGCAGACATCCTGGAGCTGAGCGTCAAGTACATGAACAGCCTCCAGGACTCGCTGCAAG GGCTCTGGCCGGTCCCAAGCGGAGCCGAGCACCCGCCGGGCTTCCGCGGCTGCCTGCCCGGAGTGAGGCGGCTTCTGCGGCGCGGAGAagagggcggcggcggcggcctgcGCTGCCCCCTGGCGCACGAGGACGCGGGCGGCAGCACCACGGACAGCGCCACTCCCGGCCCTGAGGCGCCCGCGGCGTGGCGCGGCCCCTGCGCCCCGGCCGTCTGGGTGCCCGATTCGGCCGCCGGCGGCTCGGGGTCCCCaccgccccagcccctcctccccgccgCTCTCCCCGTCCCGTTCCCCAGCGTCTCGGCCTCGCAGCCGGCGTCTCGCCACCGCGCCGAGAGCCCGGGGTCGGGGCTGCGCCTGTGGCGGCCCTGGTGA
- the ICMT gene encoding protein-S-isoprenylcysteine O-methyltransferase — MAGCAARAPPGSEARLSLATFLLGASVLALPLLTRAGLQGRTGLALYVAGLNALLLLLYRPPRYQIAIRACFLGFVFGCGMLLSFSQSSWSHFGWYMCSLALFHYSEYLVTAVNNPKSLSLDSFLLNHSLEYTVAALSSWIEFTLENIFWPELKQITWLSTTGLLMVVFGECLRKAAMFTAGSNFNHVVQNEKSETHTLVTSGVYAWFRHPSYVGWFYWSIGTQVMLCNPVCGVGYALTVWRFFRDRTEEEEISLIHFFGEEYLEYKRRVPTGLPFINGVKVEL, encoded by the exons ATGGCGGGCTGCGCGGCGCGGGCTCCGCCGGGCTCCGAGGCGCGTCTCAGTCTCGCCACCTTCCTCCTGGGCGCCTCCGTGCTCGCGCTGCCGCTGCTCACGCGCGCCGGCCTGCAGGGCCGCACGGGGCTGGCGCTCTACGTAGCCGGGCTCAacgcgctgctgctgctgctctacCGACCGCCGCGCTACCAG ATAGCCATCCGAGCTTGCTTCCTGGGCTTCGTGTTCGGCTGCGGGATGCTGCTGAGTTTTAGCCAGTCCTCCTGGAGTCACTTTGGCTG GTACATGTGCTCGCTGGCACTGTTCCACTACTCGGAGTACTTGGTCACGGCGGTGAACAATCCCAAGAGCCTGTCGCTGGACTCCTTCCTCCTGAACCACAGCCTGGAGTACACCGTGGCCGCCCTTTCTTCTTGGATCGAGTTCACGCTGGAGAATATCTTCTGGCCAG AACTGAAGCAGATCACCTGGCTGAGCACCACGGGCCTGCTGATGGTCGTCTTCGGGGAGTGTCTGAGGAAGGCGGCCATGTTCACGGCCGGCTCCAACTTCAACCACGTGGTGCAGAACGAGAAGTCGGAGACCCACACCCTGGTGACGAGCGGCGTGTACGCCTGGTTCCGGCACCCCTCCTACGTCGGCTGGTTCTACTGGAGCATCGGGACCCAG GTGATGCTGTGCAACCCGGTGTGCGGCGTCGGCTACGCCCTGACGGTGTGGCGCTTCTTCCGCGACCgcacggaggaggaggagatctCGCTCATCCACTTCTTCGGCGAGGAGTACCTGGAGTACAAGAGGCGGGTGCCCACGGGCCTGCCCTTCATAAACGGGGTCAAGGTGGAGCTATGA